A genomic segment from Deltaproteobacteria bacterium encodes:
- the raiA gene encoding ribosome-associated translation inhibitor RaiA gives MNQINVTFRHVDPSQALKDYVVEKLGKVQKVVEKSFDAHVTLSVEKYRHIAEVFLTARGITIKAFESTEDLYSAIDLVCDKVERQLKKYREKKKEKAQVAMPEPMVSGSSLTIAPGEGRPRIVRTDNFLQKPMTVEDAARHLDLLRVDVVMFVNQETNQPSVVFRQQDGNIGFTEPAAR, from the coding sequence GTGAACCAGATCAACGTAACGTTCCGGCACGTGGATCCGAGCCAGGCGCTCAAGGATTACGTGGTCGAGAAGCTCGGGAAGGTGCAGAAGGTGGTCGAGAAGTCGTTCGATGCCCACGTCACGCTGTCGGTCGAGAAGTACCGCCACATCGCGGAGGTCTTCCTGACCGCGCGGGGAATCACCATCAAGGCGTTCGAGTCGACGGAGGACCTGTACTCGGCGATCGACCTGGTGTGCGACAAGGTCGAGCGGCAGCTGAAGAAATACCGCGAGAAGAAGAAGGAGAAGGCGCAGGTCGCGATGCCGGAGCCGATGGTGTCCGGTTCGTCGCTCACGATCGCGCCCGGGGAGGGGCGGCCCCGCATCGTCCGCACGGACAATTTCCTGCAAAAGCCGATGACGGTCGAGGACGCGGCCCGGCACCTGGACCTGCTCCGGGTGGACGTGGTCATGTTCGTCAACCAGGAAACGAACCAGCCCAGCGTGGTCTTCCGCCAGCAGGACGGGAACATCGGGTTCACGGAGCCGGCGGCGAGATGA
- a CDS encoding KpsF/GutQ family sugar-phosphate isomerase produces the protein MARAARVLAVEAAAIEGLREKLDARFGEAVDLLRVARGKVVVTGMGKSGLIARKIAATLASTGTPAFFLHPAEGIHGDIGMVVRGDVVIALSNSGETEEIVRLIPVFRRMGLPVIALTGNPESTLARYADVALDVGVREEACPLGLAPTASTTATLAMGDALAVVLFEEKGFSEEDFAQLHPGGALGRRLQTVADLMQAGDAVPLVPSDVPLKDALLTISAKRLGVTGVVDGEGRLVGVITDGDVRRATSAGVDLYKTTAREVMTSSPKRIASTELAAGALRKMEEFSITSLFVFVPGDPHRPVGIVHIHDLLKAGVG, from the coding sequence ATCGCCCGCGCGGCGCGGGTCCTCGCGGTGGAGGCGGCCGCGATCGAGGGGTTGCGGGAGAAGCTGGACGCGCGGTTCGGGGAGGCGGTGGACCTGCTGCGGGTCGCGCGGGGGAAGGTCGTCGTCACCGGGATGGGCAAATCCGGGCTGATCGCCCGCAAGATCGCCGCCACCCTGGCGTCGACCGGGACTCCCGCCTTCTTCCTCCACCCGGCGGAGGGAATCCACGGCGACATCGGGATGGTGGTCCGGGGCGACGTCGTGATCGCCCTGTCGAACTCGGGGGAAACGGAGGAGATCGTCCGCCTGATACCGGTGTTCCGGCGGATGGGCCTCCCCGTGATCGCGCTGACCGGCAACCCGGAGTCGACCCTCGCGCGGTACGCGGACGTGGCGCTCGACGTGGGCGTGCGGGAGGAGGCGTGCCCGCTCGGGCTCGCGCCGACCGCCTCCACGACGGCGACGCTGGCCATGGGGGACGCCCTGGCGGTCGTCCTCTTCGAGGAGAAGGGATTCTCCGAGGAGGATTTCGCGCAGCTCCACCCCGGCGGGGCGCTCGGCCGCAGGCTGCAGACCGTGGCCGACCTGATGCAGGCGGGGGACGCGGTCCCGCTGGTCCCCTCGGACGTGCCGCTGAAGGACGCCCTCCTCACCATCAGCGCGAAGCGGCTCGGCGTGACCGGCGTGGTCGACGGGGAGGGGAGGCTGGTCGGCGTGATCACCGACGGGGACGTCCGGAGGGCCACGTCGGCGGGGGTCGACCTGTACAAGACGACCGCCCGCGAGGTCATGACGTCCTCCCCGAAACGGATCGCCTCGACGGAGCTGGCAGCGGGGGCGCTTCGGAAGATGGAGGAGTTCTCCATCACCAGTCTCTTCGTGTTCGTCCCCGGGGACCCGCACCGGCCCGTGGGAATCGTCCACATCCACGACCTCCTGAAGGCGGGCGTGGGATGA
- the lptA gene encoding lipopolysaccharide transport periplasmic protein LptA — MRIRRIALASLLLAAAAAGHARAEEAKGVSARELGGRPIEISADRVSADSVRNSVTFEGSVVARQGEMTLHSNRLFAEYSKEAGAIERIEAEGDVRFVQEGREARSARATFFNFEQRVVLSGGANLRQGENVLQGETLTIYLRENRSVVTGGEGGGRVKAVINPKGMMERPSR, encoded by the coding sequence ATGAGGATCCGGCGGATCGCGCTCGCGTCGCTTCTTCTCGCGGCGGCCGCGGCCGGGCACGCCCGGGCGGAGGAGGCGAAGGGGGTGTCCGCGCGGGAGCTCGGGGGCCGTCCGATCGAGATTTCCGCCGACCGGGTGAGCGCCGACAGCGTGCGCAACTCGGTGACGTTCGAGGGGAGCGTGGTGGCGCGCCAGGGGGAGATGACCCTCCACTCGAACCGCCTGTTCGCCGAGTACTCCAAGGAGGCGGGAGCCATCGAGCGGATCGAGGCCGAAGGGGACGTCCGGTTCGTCCAGGAGGGACGGGAAGCCCGGTCCGCCCGCGCCACGTTCTTCAATTTCGAGCAGCGGGTCGTGCTGTCCGGAGGGGCGAACCTGCGCCAGGGGGAGAACGTCCTCCAGGGGGAGACGCTCACCATCTACCTTCGCGAGAACCGGTCGGTCGTGACCGGCGGCGAGGGGGGAGGCCGCGTCAAGGCGGTGATCAATCCCAAGGGGATGATGGAGCGCCCCTCCAGGTGA
- the kdsA gene encoding 3-deoxy-8-phosphooctulonate synthase — MIRRVSIGGRFEVGEGCPPVFIAGPCVLESPVLAFQVAGFLADLVSRLDVHVIFKGSFDKANRSSSASYRGPGEEKGLRILAEVRERYGLPVTTDVHDPLQAAHAARVVDLLQVPAFLCRQTDLLVAAGRTGIPVNVKKGQFMAPWDMRNAVGKVRSAGNDNVLVTERGTTFGYNNLVVDFRGLPAMRDAICPVVFDATHSVQLPGGAGTVSSGERKYVAPLARAAVAAGVDGVFLEIHPDPESALSDGPNSLPLAEVEPLLRTLLAIRSAAAEGGVR; from the coding sequence ATGATCCGGCGGGTGTCCATCGGGGGGCGGTTCGAGGTCGGAGAGGGGTGTCCCCCCGTCTTCATCGCCGGACCGTGCGTCCTCGAATCGCCCGTGCTCGCCTTCCAGGTGGCCGGGTTCCTCGCGGACCTCGTGTCCCGCCTCGACGTCCACGTGATCTTCAAGGGGTCGTTCGACAAGGCGAACCGTTCCTCCAGCGCCTCCTACCGCGGGCCGGGGGAGGAGAAGGGGCTGCGGATCCTGGCGGAGGTGAGGGAGCGGTACGGACTGCCGGTCACGACCGACGTCCACGATCCGCTCCAGGCGGCCCACGCGGCGCGCGTGGTCGACCTGCTCCAGGTCCCGGCGTTCCTGTGCCGCCAGACCGACCTGCTCGTGGCGGCCGGGAGGACCGGGATCCCGGTGAACGTGAAGAAGGGGCAGTTCATGGCGCCGTGGGACATGCGGAACGCGGTGGGGAAGGTCCGCTCCGCCGGAAACGACAACGTGCTCGTCACGGAGCGCGGGACGACCTTCGGCTACAACAACCTGGTCGTCGACTTCCGCGGGCTGCCGGCGATGCGGGACGCGATCTGCCCGGTCGTCTTCGACGCCACCCACAGCGTCCAGCTTCCCGGCGGGGCGGGGACGGTTTCCTCCGGCGAACGGAAGTACGTCGCGCCCCTCGCCCGCGCGGCGGTCGCGGCGGGGGTGGACGGCGTATTCCTCGAGATCCACCCGGACCCCGAAAGCGCCCTTTCGGACGGGCCGAACAGCCTGCCCCTCGCGGAGGTCGAGCCGCTCCTGCGGACGCTCCTCGCGATCCGCTCGGCGGCCGCGGAAGGGGGCGTTCGGTGA
- a CDS encoding PTS sugar transporter subunit IIC: MAWRFLLAGILGSLCYLDRTAACQLMLHRPLIAATLLGTIFGNFTAGAQVGAVLELLYLARLPVGASVPPDDTGAAIFAGSAAAVASSSIGLDGGSFTALILLSVACAEAGKAADRTVRKLNGRIAHLTLESVERGDVQAVENGLMAGLTLFALSGAILALLFSGAGVAVSKLLLPRFGPESRLDFSALQPVLPLLGAASVYSCSRTERTAAVFFLTMAAMFWAAVFFRWVG; the protein is encoded by the coding sequence ATGGCGTGGCGGTTCCTCCTCGCGGGGATCCTCGGATCCCTCTGCTACCTCGACCGGACGGCGGCGTGCCAGCTGATGCTCCACCGCCCCCTGATCGCGGCCACGCTCCTGGGGACGATCTTCGGGAACTTCACGGCGGGCGCCCAGGTCGGGGCGGTGCTCGAGCTGCTCTACCTCGCGCGGCTTCCCGTGGGAGCGTCGGTGCCGCCCGACGACACCGGCGCGGCCATCTTCGCGGGATCGGCCGCCGCCGTCGCCTCGTCCTCCATCGGGCTGGACGGCGGGAGCTTCACGGCGCTGATCCTCCTTTCCGTCGCCTGCGCGGAGGCGGGAAAAGCGGCGGACCGGACCGTTCGGAAGCTCAACGGACGGATCGCCCATCTCACGCTCGAGTCGGTGGAGCGGGGAGACGTGCAGGCGGTCGAGAACGGCCTGATGGCGGGACTCACCCTGTTCGCCCTGAGCGGGGCGATCCTCGCCCTCCTGTTTTCCGGGGCCGGGGTGGCGGTGTCCAAGCTGCTGCTGCCCCGGTTCGGCCCGGAGAGCCGCCTCGATTTCTCCGCGCTGCAGCCGGTCCTCCCGCTGCTGGGCGCCGCCTCGGTGTACTCGTGCAGCCGCACGGAGCGGACCGCGGCGGTGTTCTTCCTCACCATGGCGGCGATGTTCTGGGCGGCGGTCTTCTTCCGGTGGGTGGGGTGA
- the lptB gene encoding LPS export ABC transporter ATP-binding protein produces the protein MSAHPHRRREDRDGKTLSVAGLFKRYRRREVVKGVSLETRSGEVVGLLGPNGAGKTTIFYMMVGLIRPDGGEVILNGVGVTGLPMHRRAKMGLGYLPQEPSVFRKLSVRDNILVFLEETGYSAGERKDRLDALLREMRIAHVADTMGYALSGGERRRVEIARSLVLSPDFLLLDEPFAGIDPISVADLQQVILGLKERGIGVIITDHNVRDTLKVCDRAYIISEGEILLSGTPGEIAASEKVREIYLGDGFSL, from the coding sequence ATCTCCGCCCACCCCCACCGGCGGCGGGAGGACCGGGACGGGAAAACGCTTTCCGTCGCCGGCCTGTTCAAGCGGTACCGGCGCAGGGAAGTCGTGAAGGGGGTCTCGCTCGAGACCCGTTCCGGCGAGGTCGTGGGACTCCTCGGGCCCAACGGCGCCGGGAAGACGACGATCTTCTACATGATGGTGGGGCTCATCCGGCCCGACGGCGGCGAGGTGATCCTGAACGGCGTCGGCGTGACCGGACTGCCGATGCACCGCAGGGCGAAGATGGGGCTGGGGTACCTGCCCCAGGAGCCGTCGGTCTTCCGGAAGCTCTCCGTCCGCGACAACATCCTCGTATTCCTCGAAGAGACCGGGTATTCCGCGGGGGAGCGGAAGGACCGGCTCGACGCGCTCCTCCGGGAGATGCGGATCGCCCACGTCGCCGACACCATGGGGTACGCCCTCTCCGGGGGCGAGCGACGCCGGGTGGAGATCGCCCGGTCCCTCGTCCTGTCCCCCGACTTCCTCCTCCTCGACGAGCCGTTCGCGGGGATCGACCCGATCTCGGTGGCCGATCTCCAGCAGGTCATCCTCGGATTAAAAGAGCGCGGCATCGGGGTTATAATAACGGATCATAACGTGCGCGACACCCTCAAGGTCTGCGATCGCGCGTACATCATTTCCGAGGGGGAGATCCTGCTCTCGGGAACTCCCGGGGAAATCGCCGCTTCGGAGAAGGTGCGGGAGATTTACCTGGGGGACGGTTTCTCCCTCTGA
- a CDS encoding HAD hydrolase family protein, producing the protein MTGPVARGRAKEKAARVRLFLTDVDGVLTDGGIILDAAGVETKRFHVRDGHGIKMLQRSGVAVGIVTGRTSEVVAIRARELGIGIVRQGVYDKTSAWREILSETGIPGEETAYVGDDIVDLPLLRAVGFSAAPSDAEPYVLEAVDYVSARGGGNGAVREIVEFLLRANGSWNAVAAKYFPPGGTG; encoded by the coding sequence ATGACCGGGCCGGTTGCGCGGGGGCGGGCGAAGGAGAAGGCGGCGCGCGTGCGCCTGTTCCTCACCGACGTGGACGGGGTCCTGACCGACGGCGGGATCATCCTCGACGCGGCGGGGGTCGAGACGAAACGGTTCCACGTCCGGGACGGCCACGGGATCAAGATGCTGCAGCGCAGCGGCGTCGCCGTGGGGATCGTCACCGGGCGCACGTCGGAAGTGGTGGCGATCCGCGCGCGGGAGCTCGGCATCGGCATCGTGCGCCAGGGGGTGTACGACAAGACGTCGGCCTGGAGGGAGATCCTGTCGGAGACGGGGATCCCCGGGGAGGAGACCGCGTACGTCGGAGACGACATCGTCGACCTGCCGCTGCTGCGCGCGGTCGGCTTCTCCGCGGCGCCGTCGGACGCCGAGCCGTACGTCCTCGAGGCGGTCGACTACGTTTCCGCCCGCGGGGGGGGGAACGGGGCCGTGCGGGAGATCGTCGAATTCCTTCTCCGCGCGAACGGATCGTGGAACGCCGTCGCGGCGAAATATTTCCCGCCCGGGGGGACGGGATGA
- a CDS encoding PTS sugar transporter subunit IIA, which produces MIGAVVVSHGALATELVRAAEIIVGRIEGVVAVDISPSMSVDAIHDAMEGAVRTVDAGSGVLILTDMFGGTPSNIGLSFLGTHKVEVVTGANLPMMVKFPMARVTMALPELARHLQECGQRNITIPGDMLKKKAEKK; this is translated from the coding sequence ATGATCGGAGCCGTGGTCGTTTCCCACGGCGCGCTCGCCACCGAGCTGGTGCGCGCCGCCGAGATCATCGTCGGGAGGATCGAGGGGGTCGTCGCCGTCGACATCTCCCCCTCGATGAGCGTGGACGCGATCCACGACGCGATGGAAGGGGCCGTCCGGACCGTGGACGCGGGAAGCGGCGTCCTGATCCTCACCGACATGTTCGGCGGGACGCCGTCGAACATCGGTCTTTCGTTCCTCGGGACGCACAAGGTCGAGGTCGTCACCGGGGCGAACCTTCCGATGATGGTGAAGTTCCCCATGGCGCGCGTCACGATGGCGCTTCCGGAGCTGGCGCGCCATCTCCAGGAGTGCGGCCAGCGCAACATCACGATCCCCGGCGACATGCTGAAGAAGAAGGCGGAGAAGAAGTAA
- the rapZ gene encoding RNase adapter RapZ yields MTAGGGRGHRADIVILTGLSGAGKSTAIKSFEDLGYYCVDNLPPVLLPRIVEVVSEARGEGARVALGVDIRGKEFLPDLARVVDELRGGNSDVHMLFLDAADEALLRRFSETRRLHPLATRGGAKEAIRRERRILSPLRDMADAVIDTSQFTVHQLREAVVRRFGREGAGGLQVSVVSFGYRYGLPGEADMVVDVRFLPNPFFVPSLKRHTGLDRKVRDYVLSAKTARSFLRRLSDMLHFLLPLYRKEGKAYFTIGVGCTGGRHRSVAVAEEIARILGKEDGPVLLAHRDLSRSSLPARGAR; encoded by the coding sequence TTGACCGCCGGGGGCGGGCGCGGACACCGCGCCGACATCGTCATCCTGACCGGCCTTTCCGGTGCGGGGAAGAGCACCGCCATCAAGTCGTTCGAGGACCTCGGCTACTACTGCGTCGACAACCTCCCGCCGGTCCTCCTCCCCCGGATCGTCGAGGTGGTGTCGGAGGCCCGGGGCGAGGGGGCCCGCGTCGCCCTCGGGGTGGACATCCGCGGGAAGGAGTTCCTTCCCGACCTGGCGCGGGTGGTGGACGAGCTTCGGGGCGGCAACAGCGACGTTCACATGCTGTTCCTCGACGCGGCCGACGAGGCGCTCCTGCGGCGCTTCAGCGAGACTCGGCGGCTCCACCCGCTCGCCACCCGCGGGGGGGCCAAGGAGGCGATCCGCCGGGAACGGAGGATCCTTTCGCCGCTTCGCGACATGGCCGACGCCGTGATCGACACCTCCCAGTTCACCGTCCACCAGCTCCGGGAAGCCGTGGTGCGCCGGTTCGGCCGGGAGGGCGCCGGAGGATTGCAGGTGAGCGTCGTCTCCTTCGGGTACCGGTACGGCCTTCCGGGTGAAGCCGACATGGTGGTCGACGTGCGGTTCCTGCCGAACCCGTTCTTCGTCCCCTCCCTGAAGCGGCACACCGGCCTCGACCGGAAGGTCCGGGACTACGTGCTGTCCGCGAAGACGGCCCGGTCGTTCCTCCGCCGGCTGTCGGACATGTTGCATTTCCTCCTCCCCCTCTATAGAAAGGAAGGCAAGGCGTACTTCACGATCGGCGTCGGCTGCACCGGGGGGAGGCACCGTTCGGTGGCGGTTGCGGAGGAGATCGCCCGAATCCTCGGGAAGGAAGACGGGCCCGTGCTGCTGGCCCACCGCGACCTGTCGCGATCTTCCCTCCCGGCCAGGGGGGCACGATGA
- a CDS encoding PTS sugar transporter subunit IIA, with the protein MRILDIVPPGAVVDGLRAETKEGVLRELSEAVCRLVPALSPDRLTSILMDREALGSTGIGEGVAIPHGKVAGIDRLVAAFGRSAGGVQFASLDGKPARLFFLVVAPENSAGMHLKALARISRLLKDERFRRKLLSAEGAEGLVRILREEDERA; encoded by the coding sequence ATGAGGATTCTGGACATCGTCCCGCCCGGGGCCGTGGTGGACGGGCTCCGGGCGGAGACGAAAGAGGGCGTCCTGCGCGAGCTGTCCGAAGCGGTCTGCCGGCTGGTTCCGGCCCTTTCCCCCGACCGGCTGACCTCGATCCTGATGGACCGCGAAGCGCTGGGAAGCACGGGGATCGGCGAGGGAGTCGCGATCCCCCACGGGAAGGTCGCCGGGATCGACCGGCTGGTGGCCGCCTTCGGCCGGAGCGCCGGGGGAGTGCAGTTCGCCTCCCTGGACGGAAAGCCGGCCCGGCTCTTCTTCCTCGTGGTCGCTCCGGAGAACTCCGCCGGGATGCACCTCAAGGCGCTCGCCCGGATCTCGCGGCTCCTGAAGGACGAGCGGTTCCGCCGCAAGCTGCTTTCGGCGGAGGGGGCCGAGGGGCTGGTACGGATCCTGCGGGAAGAGGACGAGCGCGCCTGA
- a CDS encoding PTS sugar transporter subunit IIB codes for MPLVLARIDCRLIHGQVVETWVPHTKADSLVVANDDLSANPFLRSVMELAVLPGIRVRFCRLAEAVSTLAEADRLGERSILLVASTSDAVAVRKGGAAFDLLNIGNLHFAEGKVEISPSVFFAPEDFEALRWFRSHGVSVCVKGTPFEAGTSFEAEGG; via the coding sequence ATGCCCCTGGTGCTGGCACGCATCGACTGCCGCCTGATCCACGGGCAGGTGGTCGAGACGTGGGTCCCCCACACGAAGGCCGACTCCCTGGTGGTCGCCAATGACGACCTCTCGGCGAACCCGTTCCTCCGCTCGGTGATGGAGCTGGCCGTTCTCCCCGGCATCCGGGTCCGGTTCTGCCGCCTCGCCGAGGCGGTATCCACCCTGGCGGAGGCGGACCGGCTGGGGGAGCGGTCGATCCTGCTGGTGGCGAGCACATCGGACGCGGTCGCCGTGCGGAAGGGGGGGGCCGCGTTCGACCTCCTGAACATCGGGAACCTCCACTTCGCGGAGGGGAAGGTGGAGATCTCCCCCTCGGTGTTTTTCGCGCCGGAGGATTTCGAGGCGCTCCGGTGGTTCCGGTCCCACGGGGTGTCCGTTTGCGTGAAGGGGACGCCGTTCGAGGCGGGCACGTCGTTCGAGGCGGAAGGGGGGTAG